In Drosophila teissieri strain GT53w chromosome 2R, Prin_Dtei_1.1, whole genome shotgun sequence, the following proteins share a genomic window:
- the LOC122612148 gene encoding titin isoform X2, producing MEDIEYLDEYKDLVLPGIKSGAPPASSAGVPRQRRISSDSSNSSSIDADIFQKLFHGKYLDDELLNEGSGSKSQDRRRRSPTSSSSDESNDALEALFRGKSSQSKPTKRRERYESFDSVDDLGEALMRPSHKLSVLKPSTSQASSKKSQDVAPHRSISNSSSSNVGKSLPATSSQTYASAKNKKINSVANKTTLSANGDRLASAKNKTVTIVKPQKTDLTSSRHEPKTDPLTLGDLYGDSDSDSSYEYESDFYGDRDSDEEDEPVIDISTDTSRTTSVADTVTPVVSDDEVQEPKSELNPRTENDQESFLSSTYERLQLYLSNLSCAEAPPIYKKQNSAKKSRSNEKKPSSSEQVKHANERSAASDKEANEKERDLEPPEASSSAKSSASKASGSRKLFDVDDNVTLEAVERMSLDLAEKILEIDVERSHEFEKRSASKTRSTSKSKIPADPSTSQLSHVRKLTYSSEKLDQSEPLGTQLRRSKSESFPKRGRPRGQKQRKNRAATTEEKTSTAPDGEGEPVKRKRGRPRKNIPKEDPTTVETSKNPIEGLDKNVPLSIEAIEERPGTDTVNLEQATKQNELISELDNAKELTGSTNLCKDDIKMTSSHHETDLKCAPDRVALDKSEPASKDEEEPLSKLDTSTETFDTAQDHHEASENGKNLSELEDKGLASDKEETQKESDTDILMETNDNAITELPRMENSVGVELPAVFAEAKAVSGNILEESDSQLAEDIKLAEEILAAEVGKGVESNEVSVESVQGGQDPVIEIVKELEQETISELVPAQTEKQSSVEDQSIADDENLLEEQTPDKTPSSSKDEPPAEEHSPVPDQDPLVKQETPDKEQNQAPKAESLPGSDVPSSLVSPSKKRNHSSPTNTPKKSKELEALQSSVPRRALRSDKVTPQNQRVSRSKRTLKTELTLLMDDAMRRSSPRLGRSPAESHSSQERSPVEKKVAVSKLAKDLTTTEREKVKELKSLPDESETKDVKETKTTTAANTSILTEEKPSSSKTEMKKLKGKPLKAKKSSRTHETEVNKAIVDSSEEPSSSSKCVEEYSTSSESEQKDDSSLCPKPGIDSTNPVLEQSNAIETDTEQVEEKRSSRRKSRRIRKEKGKTETDTLSDHLDAKKVETASITSKDQQSNPVTAKDEQHSSRLSRKDKSVIDAAKSEKDETPAFKSQSTERSLSLNKTPSEKDQPKEQSGNTIETVVGPLDKRDTSNSKKLIDEKYNESSESEMQSSDSSMKKESDSTKLLISSPDHIMQDHKNVLDAINEGGDSDPHLRETVEDSREADKKPEENDTKNEEEDSTEFNANTYETKSSSEKDAIPILIDSSQKSTQLRVSKAKSKNKRKKNEKKPNDSIAEPDIKDRLDVNTETIQATCSTSSESDKKDNAKSDETNEEPNSSETEVGRIRKRRQAVTIENSKDDFETTQINENQNQNRYALNSEEQVPLPVIFEPDMPTMKIPTKTYLMNTKNKTPSLASSEAPDNDPKPDDLNTTLKGDSKTISDVLTTEAIDLDNTNILETNSTQDLKEHVISDQTLSENSVIIPSSTKNPQIVFSTTPTKSNEQTKNTFITPKKSAKSKRNVSKEPSKPDNSSEDSQIAASESSTSKIQKELSSPTASCRKLRVLIKRTPTSNLPTSSRKSIFKKAPAKSKRLTKILESMEKSPPREQCDNKSPMSSGINPEGDPVAELEPVAVPDSDKDLATNEIPNDNTDTESKQKEDDPELEVNDVCAKGENPITDDSTEDVLSNKPTDSDVLQDSKDEVFNSLACATQDEDASAKELTEEKVSNDETAKDESEKEEISKDQEPDTTMVKEDSAPTAKAAEEMDLETKDNTNVKSVEAEPETDVTDDEELAQSPIPDLSETTSVTDDPEPSTSSVVKRSLRKRDADSSQPDEAAKRKQRPDMEKSLTGKKEPVKPARRRQLADEEERPSLKRSKMESESKSSVQGKFISIIGNETIMSSTTAPSLETKGETTSPATRKSAVQESKHVEIIKHVILGTPAKKLHHPDSPASEVKKPMVQTLLSSTLSLHKPSAAESSSPLKIRKSLKKLNADENVVGDQSIYSSSIAFPKKTSPVAPRKVNISVSLLQTKDTEVDTLTTAASKSEASLLTKKAQLETQKSTKKSEGNKKTESKKKSTVQGPQMKSLKSEETESSKKTVAAAVTGRKPLPQLEVSTKPESRKSEGSLSESNPRKDPSQVPRFSKMDSRKSEGTALSATARKRLTQPEVSKSEAASKAAESDNIVQASKIEAMSKGRGPQKKSKTDQRKSKPKTEVRSLEEEASTDPMDSSRSDISDNPGTFAESQGIFNIPGHMNRDVSSNRSLAPTPTPISDRQRNSSKERFTPVSDQKKAMRQSQTLVKPRGRGGRNQQLDLKRKAGDAEDGTEVINPKRPRELQEEDPPEQDVHVRESAFVAFPVKITAASAVNPIAVRSTANTIPQKAKLRKLCVKMNRRPFNNWLRSMQEKNETQEGSRNVTLLPPHGETSETDSAAESMSESMLQPQVESVAVTQPQPASQSDSYPAPTSELEKEESSAQLAPIAANEPPANNDSSTAPASNIAPENEQTVNPPAKTTLKTAIYPLTEKQLPDETALLESARKLAEQRRVQMFHAKSMPLPVPILEVKSEPEDVTDEHPPNEPLQAVATAPAILPPNSITEDAVPATIQISPLHASTSSRPPELHSIPSASAPDGNPNAIGQTKMFSFLYPKRYKRSYDDVGLDFCCPNLDGPMRAIDFTRLHSKAEVPVLEVPQFLVITTKFISKADKNMPSKVRAKLELLGRAKERDSTNLTRTGNTPTADATAPSSFPHAPASVGPATQPFPSIIHNLLSAPLPAPGSFNIPTCVDPSTSTPVVPTSSSPSCLDSLSKQLPRGTTLTKKSVQAVATIPSLASTSIAHNMAPSLIQLPPICPKDKQRVELQARVQVFDMVLQTLSRRAANLSLSERQRTIEEIVRTSSLMAIDVDVGTKLLENYVHYLNKATSTQSNSMATSVTASPSSLGASAGSTLSKSIVSSTTASSDIPPQGTNRSGEHVQMRSSLPATMPLYDGDHTSDFQFTPSKSTAGRMSASTSHAAAALGKVQPRSTQGMQKSFAGNTSQFVNLNTTVSMPAPRMNAKKPALCKKKTSPVRTLSNTTSLPTARAKTNASLSAVLGETPAAEFVSPAGMSLSTTGNPNVFIINHALQSEESILPDSNSSVGHLETEIKGELDDSTEVII from the exons ATGGAGGACATCGAATATCTAGACGAGTACAAAGACTTGGTGCTGCCAG GTATCAAATCGGGTGCTCCGCCAGCATCCTCTGCCGGCGTTCCGCGGCAGCGTCGCATTTCATCAGACTCCAGCAACTCGTCGTCGATTGATGCGGACATTTTCCAGAAGCTCTTTCACGGCAAGTACCTCGACGACGAACTGCTTAACGAGGGCTCCGGATCCAAGTCCCAGGACAGACGTCGCCGCTCTCCAACTTCCTCCTCCAGCGACGAGTCCAACGATGCCTTGGAAGCCCTCTTCCGCGGGAAGAGCAGCCAGTCGAAACCGACAAAGAGGCGCGAACGCTACGAGTCGTTTGATTCGGTGGACGACCTAG GCGAAGCCCTAATGCGTCCATCGCACAAGCTGAGCGTACTCAAGCCCAGTACCTCTCAGGCAAGTTCCAAAAAGTCACAAGATGTAGCCCCACACAGAAGCAtcagcaatagcagcagcagtaacgTTGGCAAGTCACTGCCTGCTACATCGAGCCAAACTTATGCAAGTGCTAAGAACAAGAAAATCAATTCTGTGGCCAACAAGACAACACTATCTGCAAATGGCGATAGATTGGCTTCCGCCAAAAACAAGACGGTAACCATCGTAAAGCCCCAAAAAACAGATCTAACGTCTTCGCGGCATGAGCCCAAAACAGATCCATTAA CTTTGGGTGACTTATATGGGGACTCAGACAGCGATTCGTCCTATGAGTACGAATCGGACTTTTACGGCGATCGAGACTCCGATGAAGAGGACGAGCCGGTGATCGACATTTCAACGGACACAAGCAGGACCACATCGGTGGCGG ACACTGTGACACCTGTTGTTTCCGACGACGAGGTCCAGGAGCCGAAGAGTGAGCTGAATCCACGTACTGAGAATGATCAGGAGTCTTTTTTGAGCAGCACCTATGAACGCCTGCAGTTGTACTTGAGTAATCTCAGTTGCGCCGAGGCGCCGCCAATTTATAAGAAACAGAATAGTGCTAAGAAATCCCGCTCCAACGAAAAGAAACCCTCTTCTTCCGAACAGGTTAAGCATGCTAATGAGCGATCAGCGG CCAGTGACAAAGAGGCTAATGAAAAGGAGCGGGATTTGGAGCCACCGGAGGCGAGTAGCAGTGCTAAATCCTCGGCCAGCAAGGCCAGCGGCAGTCGCAAGCTGTTTGACGTAGATGACAATGTCACGCTTGAGGCTGTGGAGCGCATGAGTCTTGACCTGGCCGAGAAGATCTTAGAGATCGATGTGGAGCGATCTCACGAGTTCGAAAAGCGTTCCGCCTCAAAGACGCGTAGCACATCCAAATCTAAGATCCCAGCGGATCCTAGCACCTCGCAATTGAGTCACGTGCGCAAGCTAACCTACTCGAGCGAAAAACTTGATCAATCGGAACCTTTAGGCACCCAATTGCGTCGGTCAAAGAGTGAGTCCTTTCCAAAGCGAGGGCGGCCTCGGGGTCAAAAGCAACGTAAGAATCGTGCAGCGACCACAGAGGAAAAAACTTCTACTGCCCCAGATGGGGAAGGAGAACCAGTCAAAAGAAAACGCGGAAGGCCGCGCAAAAATATTCCAAAGGAGGACCCTACAACAGTAGAGACTTCTAAAAATCCAATTGAAGGATTGGACAAAAATGTTCCTCTCTCGATAGAAGCGATTGAAGAAAGACCGGGAACGGATACGGTTAATTTGGAACAGGCAACAAAACAGAATGAACTAATTAGCGAGCTAGACAATGCCAAAGAGCTTACAGGATCTACAAATTTATGCAAGGATGATATTAAAATGACGTCGAGTCACCACGAAACGGATCTCAAATGTGCTCCGGACAGGGTTGCGCTAGACAAGTCTGAGCCTGCGTcaaaggacgaagaagaacCGCTTTCTAAATTGGACACATCTACCGAAACATTTGATACTGCACAGGATCACCACGAAGCAtctgaaaatgggaaaaatctTAGTGAGTTGGAGGATAAAGGTTTAGCTTCAGATAAGGAGGAAACTCAAAAGGAATCTGACACTGACATTTTAATGGAAACCAATGATAATGCGATAACAGAACTACCTAGGATGGAAAATTCAGTTGGAGTTGAATTACCAGCTGTATTTGCTGAAGCCAAGGCAGTATCGGGAAATATACTTGAGGAAAGCGACTCGCAGCTGGCTGAGGATATTAAGTTGGCTGAAGAGATCTTAGCGGCTGAGGTTGGTAAGGGAGTTGAATCCAACGAGGTATCAGTGGAATCTGTGCAAGGAGGACAAGATCCAGTGATTGAAATTGTAAAAGAGTTAGAGCAAGAAACAATTTCAGAACTCGTGCCTGCTCAGACTGAAAAACAATCTTCAGTTGAAGACCAAAGTATAGCTGATGATGAAAATCTATTGGAAGAGCAGACTCCAGATAAGACTCCATCTTCTAGTAAGGATGAACCACCCGCAGAAGAGCACTCTCCTGTTCCAGACCAAGATCCACTTGTAAAACAGGAAACACCTGATAAGGAACAAAATCAAGCGCCCAAAGCCGAGTCTTTGCCTGGTTCTGATGTTCCATCTAGCTTAGTCAGTCCATCCAAGAAACGAAATCATTCCTCTCCAACTAATACCCCCAAGAAATCGAAGGAACTAGAAGCTTTGCAAAGTTCGGTGCCACGAAGAGCTCTAAGGTCTGACAAAGTAACTCCTCAAAACCAAAGGGTAAGTCGGTCCAAACGGACTCTAAAAACAGAGCTTACACTACTTATGGATGATGCAATGAGACGAAGCAGTCCAAGGCTCGGGAGGTCGCCGGCGGAAAGCCATTCATCACAAGAACGGTCTCCAGTGGAAAAGAAAGTGGCAGTCTCCAAGTTGGCCAAAGACTTAACAACAACGGAAAGGGAGAAAGTAAAAGAGTTAAAGTCGCTTCCTGATGAGTCTGAAACTAAGGACGTTAAGGAAACCAAAACAACTACAGCAGCAAATACTTCCATACTCACCGAAGAAAAACCTAGCTCCAGTAAGACTGAAATGAAAAAGTTGAAGGGTAAACCGTTGAAGGCAAAAAAAAGTAGTAGGACCCATGAGACTGAAGTTAACAAGGCCATAGTAGATTCCAGTGAAGAGCCATCTTCGTCTTCCAAGTGTGTTGAAGAATATTCAACTTCCAGCGAATCAGAACAGAAAGACGACTCCTCCTTATGTCCAAAACCAGGAATAGATAGTACCAACCCGGTTTTAGAACAATCTAATGCTATTGAAACTGATACGGAACAAGTTGAGGAAAAGCGGTCAAGTCGCAGAAAATCCAGGAGGATTCGAAAGGAGAAAGGCAAAACTGAGACCGACACACTTTCCGACCATTTGGACGCCAAGAAAGTTGAGACTGCTTCTATCACAAGCAAGGACCAGCAAAGTAATCCTGTCACTGCTAAGGATGAGCAACATTCCAGCAGATTAAGTCGTAAGGATAAGTCTGTTATTGATGCAGCCAAATCCGAAAAGGACGAAACTCCAGCCTTTAAGTCTCAGTCCACTGAAAGATCACtaagtttaaataaaaccCCTTCTGAAAAGGATCAACCTAAGGAGCAGTCTGGTAATACAATCGAAACTGTAGTAGGGCCACTTGACAAGAGGGATACGTCAAACAGTAAGAAGTTAATCgatgaaaaatataatgaaaGTTCAGAGAGTGAAATGCAATCGAGTGACAGTTCTATGAAAAAGGAGTCCGATTctacaaaattattaatatcCAGTCCAGATCACATCATGCAAGATCACAAAAATGTATTGGATGCAATAAACGAAGGCGGAGACTCGGATCCACATTTAAGGGAGACCGTGGAGGACAGTCGAGAGGCTGATAAGAAGCCCGAAGAGAACGATACTAAAAATGAAGAGGAGGATAGTACAGAGTTTAATGCGAATACATATGAAACCAAATCTTCTTCAGAAAAGGACGCGATACCTATTTTAATAGACTCTTCTCAAAAGTCCACCCAGCTCAGAGTCTCGAAAGCAAAGTCCAAAAACAAGCgcaagaaaaacgaaaagaaaccTAATGATAGTATTGCTGAACCTGATATTAAAGATCGCTTAGACGTAAACACAGAAACCATTCAAGCTACATGTTCTACATCTTCAGAGTCCGATAAAAAGGACAATGCTAAATCTGATGAAACAAACGAGGAACCAAACTCATCTGAAACAGAAGTAGGAAGAATAAGGAAACGTAGGCAGGCTGTTACCATTGAGAATTCCAAGGATGATTTTGAGACTACTCAGATtaatgaaaaccaaaaccaaaacagatACGCTTTAAATTCTGAGGAACAGGTACCTTTGCCGGTAATTTTTGAACCCGATATGCCAACTATGAAAATTCCAACAAAAACTTACCTAATGaatacgaaaaacaaaacaccgtCATTGGCTTCTTCAGAAGCTCCTGACAATGACCCCAAACCAGATGACTTGAATACCACATTAAAAGGCGACTCCAAAACTATAAGTGATGTCTTGACAACAGAGGCGATTGATCTAGATAATACTAATATTTTAGAAACCAATTCGACGCAGGATCTCAAAGAACATGTAATTTCTGATCAAACTTTGTCAGAAAATTCCGTTATCATTCCTTCAAGTACGAAAAACCCGCAAATTGTTTTTTCTACTACTCCAACAAAAAGCAACgagcaaaccaaaaacacTTTTATAACTCCTAAAAAATCAGCCAAATCCAAACGAAATGTTTCAAAGGAGCCAAGTAAACCAGACAATAGTTCTGAGGATAGTCAGATAGCAGCATCTGAATCCTCGACATCTAAAATCCAAAAAGAACTTAGTTCTCCTACAGCTTCCTGTCGAAAGCTGCGGGTATTAATAAAAAGAACTCCCACTTCCAATTTGCCCACAAGTTCAAGAAAGTCTATCTTCAAGAAAGCTCCCGCGAAATCGAAGCGCTTGACCAAAATTCTTGAGAGCATGGAAAAAAGCCCACCTCGAGAGCAATGTGATAATAAGTCTCCAATGTCTTCAGGCATTAATCCTGAGGGTGATCCTGTTGCAGAACTGGAACCCGTTGCTGTTCCTGATTCTGACAAGGATCTTGCAACAAACGAAATCCCTAA TGACAACACGGATACTGAATCAAAGCAGAAAGAGGACGATCCAGAATTGGAAGTGAATGACGTTTGCGCAAAGGGTGAAAATCCTATTACAGACGATTCTACTGAGGACGTCTTATCAAACAAGCCAACAGATAGCGATGTTCTGCAGGATTCAAAGGACGAAGTATTTAACTCGTTAGCTTGTGCGACTCAAGACGAGGATGCCTCAGCAAAGGAGTTGACCGAAGAGAAAGTTTCTAATGATGAAACCGCTAAAGATGAATctgaaaaagaagaaatcTCAAAAGATCAAGAACCGGATACGACGATGGTAAAAGAGGATTCTGCTCCCACAGCGAAAGCCGCCGAGGAGATGGACCTTGAAACAAAGGATAATACTAATGTCAAATCAGTTGAAGCCGAGCCAGAAACTGATGTAACAGATGATGAGGAACTCGCCCAAAGCCCCATTCCAGACTTATCGGAAACAACAAGTGTCACGGATGATCCCGAACCCAGCACATCCAGCGTGGTGAAGCGCAGTTTGCGCAAGCGGGATGCGGATTCTTCACAGCCAGATG AAGCTGCTAAACGAAAGCAACGCCCAGATATGGAGAAGTCGTTAACTGGCAAAAAGGAACCAGTTAAACCAG CTCGCCGTCGACAACTCGCTGACGAAGAAGAACGACCATCCCTTAAACGTTCAAAGATGGAGTCAGAATCCAAGTCCTCTGTCCAGGGCAAATTCATCTCTATTATAGGTAATGAGACTATCATGTCATCCACAACAGCGCCCAGTTTGGAAACCAAGGGCGAGACGACATCTCCAGCTACTCGAAAGTCGGCGGTACAGGAGTCCAAGCACGTTGAAATCATTAAGCATGTCATCCTAGGGACACCAGCCAAAAAGCTTCATCATCCTGATAGTCCAGCTTCGGAAGTTAAGAAGCCCATGGTGCAAACTCTGCTGAGTTCCACTCTTAGTCTTCACAAACCTTCGGCAGCAGAGTCCAGCAGTCCACTGAAAATCAGAAAATccttaaaaaagttaaatgcCGATGAAAACGTGGTTGGCGATCAGTCGATCTACAGCAGTTCCATTGCGTTCCCTAAAAAAACGTCTCCTGTTGCTCCGAGAAAGGTAAATATATCCGTTTCTCTGTTGCAAACGAAGGACACTGAAGTGGACACTTTGACAACTGCTGCATCGAAGTCCGAAGCATCACTATTGACTAAAAAGGCACAGCTTGAAACACAGAAGTCGACCAAGAAATCTGAGGGCAATAAGAAAACGGAGAGCAAGAAAAAGTCCACAGTACAAGGCCCTCAAATGAAATCCCTAAAATCAGAGGAAACGGAATCTTCAAAGAAAACGGTTGCTGCAGCAGTAACAGGGCGGAAACCACTTCCGCAATTGGAGGTTTCAACGAAACCAGAAAGCAGGAAGTCTGAGGGTTCTTTATCAGAATCTAATCCTCGCAAAGATCCGTCCCAGGTCCCACGTTTCAGTAAAATGGATAGTAGAAAATCTGAAGGCACAGCTTTAAGTGCTACTGCTCGAAAACGACTTACTCAACCAGAAGTCTCGAAATCTGAAGCTGCTTCCAAAGCAGCAGAATCTGACAACATAGTCCAAGCCTCAAAAATCGAGGCAATGTCTAAAGGTCGCGGaccacaaaaaaaatcgaaaacggATCAGCGCAAATCGAAACCTAAGACTGAGGTTCGTTCCTTGGAAGAGGAAGCTTCTACTGACCCAATGGATTCCTCTCGATCGGATATATCTGATAACCCCGGAACATTTGCCGAAAGCCAAGGGATCTTTAATATTCCGGGTCACATGAACCGAGAtgtcagcagcaacagatcATTGGCACCAACACCAACTCCCATATCCGACAGACAACGGAATTCTTCTAAGGAGCGCTTTACGCCTGTTTCGgaccaaaaaaaagcaatgaGGCAATCGCAGACTTTGGTGAAGCCTCGTGGACGAGGCGGACGGAACCAGCAACTTGATTTAAAAAGGAAGGCCGGTGATGCGGAAGATGGTACAGAGGTGATTAATCCGAAGAGACCCAGAGAGTTGCAGGAGGAGGACCCCCCTGAGCAGGATGTTCACGTCCGGGAATCTGCATTTGTGGCGTTCCCAGTGAAAATaactgctgcatctgctgttAATCCAATAGCAGTGCGCTCGACGGCTAATACAATCCCTCAAAAAGCAAAGCTACGCAAACTTTGCGTGAAAATGAACCGGAGGCCTTTTAATAATTGGCTTCGGAGCATGCAGGAGAAGAATGAAACACAAGAAGGATCTCGTAATGTAACGTTATTACCACCGCATGGTGAAACCTCGGAAACGGATTCGGCGGCAGAGTCAATGTCAGAATCAATGCTGCAACCACAAGTAGAGTCGGTGGCGGTTACTCAGCCACAGCCTGCATCCCAGTCCGATTCTTATCCAGCGCCAACGTCAGAACTTGAAAAGGAGGAAAGCTCTGCTCAACTTGCTCCCATTGCAGCTAATGAGCCACCGGCAAATAATGATTCATCGACAGCACCCGCTTCAAACATCGCACCCGAAAATGAACAGACAGTTAACCCGCCAGCTAAGACAACCTTGAAGACTGCTATCTATCCATTGACTGAAAAACAACTTCCCGACGAGACAGCGTTACTGGAAAGTGCCAGGAAGCTAGCAGAACAGCGAAGGGTACAAATGTTCCACGCCAAGTCTATGCCACTTCCTGTACCAATTCTCGAAGTAAAGTCAGAGCCAGAAGATGTCACGGATGAGCATCCCCCTAATGAGCCATTGCAAGCGGTTGCTACAGCACCAGCAATACTTCCACCAAATTCGATTACGGAGGACGCTGTGCCCGCCACTATTCAAATCAGCCCATTGCATGCTTCCACTTCATCTAGGCCGCCAGAATTACATTCAATTCCCTCCGCCAGTGCCCCTGATGGAAACCCCAATGCCATTGGGCAGACCAAGATGTTCTCCTTTCTCTACCCAAAACGTTATAAGCGATCCTATGACGATGTCGGTCTAGACTTCTGCTGTCCAAACCTCGATGGACCAATGCGGGCCATTGATTTTACTCGATTGCATTCGAAGGCCGAGGTACCGGTGCTGGAAGTCCCGCAGTTCCTGGTTATAACCACTAAGTTCATCTCTAAAGCGGATAAGAATATGCCAAGCAAGGTGCGGGCCAAGCTGGAATTACTGGGCAGGGCTAAGGAACGGGATTCAACTAATCTGACCCGTACGGGTAACACTCCGACTGCTGATGCCACCGCTCCGTCATCCTTTCCACATGCGCCCGCTTCGGTTGGTCCGGCAACTCAACCGTTTCCATCGATTATACATAATTTGCTTTCGGCTCCCTTGCCTGCACCAGGTTCCTTTAATATTCCCACATGCGTGGATCCATCCACCTCCACTCCCGTAGTTCCAACCAGCTCCTCTCCCAGTTGCTTGGATTCCCTAAGCAAACAGTTGCCACGTGGCACAACGCTGACCAAGAAGTCGGTGCAAGCAGTGGCTACTATTCCGTCATTAGCCAGCACCTCGATTGCACATAATATGGCGCCGTCGCTTATTCAGTTACCACCGATTTGCCCCAAGGACAAGCAGCGCGTGGAGCTGCAGGCGAGGGTACAAGTGTTTGACATGGTGCTCCAGACTCTCAGCCGACGGGCAGCGAATCTATCATTGTCCGAGAGACAGCGGACCATTGAGGAGATTGTAAGGACCAGCTCATTAATGGCCATCGACGTGGATGTGGGTACAAAGCTTTTGGAAAACTATGTACATTACTTAAACAAGGCTACCAGTACCCAAAGCAACTCGATGGCGACATCCGTTACTGCTAGTCCCTCCAGTTTAGGCGCTTCCGCGGGCTCGACGCTTTCCAAAAGCATCGTGAGCTCTACGACCGCCTCCTCAGACATCCCACCGCAAGGGACAAACAGATCTGGGGAGCATGTTCAGATGCGCAGTTCCCTCCCCGCCACCATGCCACTTTATGATGGGGACCACACCAGTGACTTTCAATTTACCCCCTCTAAATCGACGGCAGGGCGAATGTCTGCCTCCACATCCCACGCAGCGGCAGCTCTAGGAAAGGTGCAGCCACGATCCACGCAGGGAATGCAAAAAAGTTTTGCGGGGAACACTAGTCAG TTCGTTAATCTAAACACAACAGTGTCTATGCCAGCACCAAGGATGAATGCAAAGAAACCGGCGCtgtgcaaaaagaaaacgtcGCCGGTAAGGACTCTGTCGAATACCACATCATTGCCCACTGCACGAGCGAAAACAAACGCGTCTTTAAGTGCAGTCTTGGGTGAGACTCCTGCTGCCGAATTCGTATCCCCCGCCGGAATGAGTCTGAGTACCACCGGCAATCCGAATGTGTTCATCATCAATCACGCGTTGCAGTCAGAAGAAAGCATCCTGCCTGACTCCAACAGCAGCGTGGGGCACTTGGAAACGGAGATCAAGGGCGAGCTCGACGACTCTACGGAGGTTATTATATAG